From Phragmites australis chromosome 5, lpPhrAust1.1, whole genome shotgun sequence, a single genomic window includes:
- the LOC133918933 gene encoding protein ROS1A-like: MRQRMCESHGTNLCFSTSSVPSQMDSSIELRTGDVTPPVQLFGEKLSAISQAVRDDAGVAEGIDINGRSAQKPKRKKHRPKVIKEIQSAKSQKAKTPNPPKEKGNQPTGKRKYVRRKGLNAPTKQPPSGGADTQTRAEPGAGQKCLNLDGKDQHGNVDLVSQTQVSEIPTGPGDSQSSISGVERSNVQVSCHWGGTSSSISSVDPMADLQELRIGSMPKRVVFDLNSSIVNQMPSNCSNPMDSSCQFFQFGSREKVQTNQLLDFHAGMPVRSVSHLNSSVNHMQHHSANFDQYICASQSCTEKSLRHDQMLHGYRMPENLIAPSQCTERVSMGDNFNPEACIREGVIINQTAQCYRLPESPLLPPKHSERDAMNGDLDEFSVKNDYLRFATSDNYQTGAAFGFHDSPDLSDVLAIGKKREHNAISGHQISFSIDFDDSNRARQFCSDDPSFTSSQTSYSSETCKRIRSENHNNRLNGRMGKFSSSSTFSESWNTNKVSAINPRICTLADIQRLMTIEKSQASQQMTDFGTSKNMAQEHDKSSLQNIIDKDFIALPDKQFRSFTAQNMQLPGSTVNPLGESNIPRNGIHQIQSWEVRSSQHSDNFALPDKWSRYLTAERTQLPSGTVNPLIENYIQSNAIHQLQSLENVMTKGPVLLSETHNTSTQDDAVNNYCIATITDAQIRTTSDKVVRSLSQPTSQSAGNGNSRTDASRLTAEAKSTEKPKKRGRPRKESTPNGKPKDRATKGGKNVGRAKHTSPKGACTDFLKTDSITYASEPSAEITPWMTTVESKRNGEKISDVLKTSNHDKYTSKETHGGCISQAIAPSVDPLDSIIQMIKLLSINRPDEIVAEVQKNTLVPYEGEFGAVIAFEGKVKKSRSRAKVNIDPVTALMWNLLMGPDMGDGVKGLDKDKEKWLDDERRVFRGRVDSFIARMHLVQGDRRFSPWKGSVVDSVVGVFLTQNVSDHLSSSAFMAVAAKFPVKSEVPEKPAAEMSHTPPERKDSCSGLFGDSIKLQGKLFIEEISDIRSLITTDDNEESNSNELIGSSSGYGVNHAAGGCPVSYRKSLTGSHENGPPGSVFPTFGFSSVVEAEDGSLEDVISSQNSAVSSQNSPDYPFHRTDPIGSSSLQNFTEDGYIIRNISHGIGSSTEYTGFPPMQHPKSMPDGNAGSSEYHGLNLLPDSGVNKGVLLDLNRSYQPLHTPISYIQNGESDFIGVSCFSHVDKSFCIGPDGVNLSSVTQSEASLYQLPPASAMGKKNKTKLTDLSSHFLYSINGSLSHERSTCPTEPSQQGDFSPVIKQKFQPLISSGKVPFSKEHFFCENHFPRNKTETPFVEPHGNSNLQEVYTTTAEQMGGEQFQSGCSQQYNDARVQTTAYEKHCTSNLCENQNSHSEVFQGVASNSTQKFSDTLKGLSEVPTDGSKAKKARGRPKQKAYDWDSLRKEVLSNGGNKQRGHNARDTVDWEAVRQAEVREISETIRERGMNNMLAERIKEFLNRLVTDHGSIDLEWLRYVQPDKAKDYLLSIRGLGLKSVECVRLLTLHHMAFPVDTNVGRICVRLGWVPLQPLPESLQLHLLEMYPMLEHIQKYLWPRLCKLDQRTLYELHYQMITFGKVFCTKSKPNCNSCPMRAECKHFASAFASARLALPAPEEKSLATSEDPKVAEFCHQTYIDLRTVGQLEWNASYPKHVVSGNHQPIIEEPPSPEPEPESAETKEGAIEDFFCEDPDEIPTINLNIEEFTQNLKSYMQANNIEIEGADMSKALVAITPEAASIPTPKLKNVSRLRTEHQVYELPDSHPLLEGLDRREPDDPCPYLLSIWTPGETAQSTDAPMTFCNSEETGQLCGSSTCFSCNSIREMQAQKVRGTLLIPCRTAMRGSFPLNGTYFQVNEVFADHYSSQNPIDVPRNWIWNLPRRTVYFGTSVPTIFRGLTTEEIQQCFWRGFVCVRGFDRTLRAPRPLYARLHFPASKVARGKRPGAARVEE, encoded by the exons ATGAGGCAAAGAATGTGTGAATCTCATGGTACCAATCTGTGTTTCTCAACTTCCTCCGTTCCCTCTCAGATGGATTCTTCCATTGAGCTGAGGACAGGAGATGTTACCCCCCCTGTACAATTGTTTGGTGAAAAGTTATCTGCTATTTCACAAGCTGTTCGAGATGATGCTGGAGTGGCTGAAGGTATTGACATCAATGGAAGATCGGCTCAAAAACCTAAGAGGAAAAAACACAGACCAAAGGTCATTAAAGAAATACAATCAGCAAAGTCGCAGAAGGCTAAAACTCCGAATCCTCCGAAGGAAAAAGGGAATCAGCCTACTGGTAAGAGAAAGTATGTCCGGAGGAAGGGACTAAATGCACCAACGAAACAACCTCCATCAGGAGGTGCTGATACACAAACTAGAGCTGAGCCAGGAGCAGGCCAAAAATGTTTGAACTTAGATGGCAAGGATCAACATGGAAATGTGGATCTGGTATCTCAAACCCAGGTGTCCGAGATACCTACTGGTCCTGGGGATAGCCAGTCATCAATATCTGGAGTTGAAAGAAGTAATGTCCAGGTATCATGCCATTGGGGTGGTACCAGCAGCTCTATTTCTTCAGTTGATCCAATGGCTGATTTGCAAGAATTACGGATAGGCAGCATGCCTAAAAGAGTTGTTTTTGATCTGAACAGTTCTATTGTAAATCAGATGCCAAGCAATTGTTCTAATCCAATGGACAGCTCTTGTCAATTTTTTCAGTTTGGTTCAAGAGAAAAAGTGCAAACAAATCAGTTACTGGATTTTCATGCTGGCATGCCAGTTAGAAGTGTCTCTCATCTCAACAGCTCGGTAAATCATATGCAGCACCACTCAGCCAATTTTGATCAATACATATGCGCATCTCAATCTTGTACAGAAAAATCACTCAGACATGATCAGATGCTTCATGGTTACAGGATGCCGGAAAATCTAATTGCACCTTCTCAGTGTACCGAAAGGGTCTCAATGGGGGACAATTTCAATCCTGAAGCTTGTATAAGAGAAGGTGTGATAATCAACCAAACGGCCCAATGTTACAGACTCCCAGAAAGTCCACTTCTACCTCCCAAGCATAGCGAAAGGGATGCAATGAATGGAGATCTTGACGAATTTTCTGTGAAGAATGATTACTTGAGGTTTGCTACCAGTGATAACTACCAAACTGGAGCTGCTTTTGGTTTTCATGATTCTCCAGACTTATCAGATGTTCTTGCGATAGGTAAAAAAAGAGAACATAATGCTATCAGTGGTCATCAGATTTCTTTTAGTATTGACTTTGATGACTCAAATAGAGCAAGGCAGTTCTGTAGTGATGACCCCTCTTTCACCAGTTCTCAAACATCTTATTCCTCTGAAACATGCAAAAGGATAAGATCAGAGAATCATAACAATCGGCTGAATGGACGTATGGGAAAGTTTTCTTCCTCATCAACATTTTCTGAAAGTTGGAATACAAATAAAGTTTCAGCTATAAACCCTAGAATTTGTACCTTGGCTGACATACAAAGGTTGATGACCATTGAGAAATCACAAGCTTCCCAACAAATGACTGACTTTGGGACTTCAAAAAACATGGCCCAGGAACATGACAAATCTTCTCTGCAAAACATCATTGACAAAGATTTTATTGCTTTACCAGACAAACAGTTCAGAAGCTTCACTGCACAGAACATGCAATTGCCTGGCAGTACAGTGAACCCACTGGGAGAAAGCAATATCCCAAGGAATGGAATCCATCAAATTCAATCTTGGGAAGTAAGATCTAGTCAGCATAGTGACAATTTTGCTTTACCTGACAAATGGTCTAGATATTTAACTGCAGAGCGTACACAATTGCCTAGTGGTACAGTGAACCCATTGATAGAAAACTATATTCAGAGTAATGCTATTCATCAACTTCAATCCTTAGAAAATGTTATGACTAAGGGGCCAGTCTTGTTGTCTGAAACACACAACACTTCCACTCAAGATGACGCTGTGAATAACTACTGCATTGCTACTATTACTGATGCACAGATCAGAACTACAAGTGATAAAGTTGTTAGGTCCCTTTCCCAACCAACAAGCCAATCTGCAGGAAATGGGAACTCTCGTACGGATGCTTCTAGATTAACTGCAGAAGCAAAATCTACTGAGAAGCCAAAGAAAAGGGGCCGTCCAAGAAAAGAATCAACACCAAATGGGAAACCAAAAGACAGAGCTACTAAAGGGGGAAAAAATGTTGGTCGGGCTAAACATACATCGCCAAAAGGTGCATGTACTGACTTTTTAAAAACTGATAGTATTACTTATGCCTCTGAACCTTCCGCTGAAATTACTCCTTGGATGACAACTGTTGAGTCGAAAAGAAATGGGGAAAAGATATCAGACGTTTTGAAAACCTCTAACCATGATAAGTATACATCCAAGGAGACTCATGGAGGATGCATTTCTCAAGCTATAGCACCATCAGTTGATCCTTTAGATAGTATAATCCAAATGATTAAGCTCTTAAGCATAAACAGACCGGACGAGATTGTGGCAGAGGTACAGAAAAATACTCTTGTTCCTTATGAAGGAGAATTTGGTGCAGTGATTGCATTTGAGGGGAAGGTAAAGAAAAGTCGTTCTCGGGCCAAAGTGAACATCGATCCAGTCACTGCTTTGATGTGGAACTTATTAATGGGACCAGATATGGGTGATGGTGTTAAAGGATTAgacaaggataaggagaaatGGCTTGATGACGAAAGAAGAGTGTTCAGAGGACGGGTTGATTCATTCATCGCTCGTATGCATCTAGTTCAGG GGGACAGACGTTTCTCTCCTTGGAAAGGATCAGTCGTGGACTCAGTTGTGGGTGTATTTCTTACTCAGAATGTTTCGGATCATCTTTCGAG ttcTGCTTTCATGGCGGTTGCTGCCAAATTTCCTGTGAAGTCAGAAGTCCCTGAAAAACCTGCGGCTGAGATGTCTCACACACCTCCTGAACGGAAGGATAGTTGTTCTGGACTGTTTGGTGATTCTATCAAGTTGCAGGGGAAGTTATTCATTGAAGAGATAAGTGACATAAGGTCATTAATTACTACAGACGATAATGAAGAAAGTAATAGTAACGAATTGATTGGAAGCTCTTCTGGATATGGAGTAAACCATGCAGCAGGAGGATGCCCTGTTTCTTATAGGAAGTCACTAACTGGATCCCATGAAAATGGGCCACCAGGATCTGTTTTCCCAACATTCGGCTTTTCAAGTGTGGTAGAAGCTGAAGATGGGTCATTGGAGGATGTTATTTCTTCCCAAAATTCTGCTGTTTCTTCCCAAAATTCTCCAGATTACCCCTTTCACAGAACCGACCCAATAGGTTCTAGTTCATTGCAAAATTTCACAGAAGATGGCTATATTATAAGAAATATATCCCATGGGATTGGCAGCTCAACTGAGTATACAGGGTTTCCACCAATGCAACATCCAAAAAGCATGCCTGATGGAAATGCTGGATCATCAGAATATCATGGATTAAATCTTCTTCCAGACTCAGGTGTGAACAAGGGCGTGTTGCTCGATCTAAACAGATCATATCAGCCATTACATACTCCTATCTCCTACATTCAGAATGGCGAGTCTGATTTCATAGGTGTCTCATGTTTCAGCCATGTGGATAAATCATTCTGCATAGGCCCTGATGGAGTGAATCTTTCCAGTGTTACACAATCTGAGGCTAGTCTTTATCAGCTTCCACCGGCTTCTGCCAtgggcaagaaaaataaaacaaaattaactGATTTGTCAAGCCATTTTTTGTACAGTATAAATGGGTCACTAAGTCATGAGAGGAGCACTTGCCCTACTGAGCCTTCACAACAAGGTGACTTTTCACCAGTAATTAAACAAAAGTTCCAGCCATTAATTAGTTCAGGGAAAGTGCCATTTTCCAAGGAGCACTTTTTTTGTGAAAACCATTTTCCGAGGAACAaaactgaaactccttttgtgGAACCACATGGCAATTCAAATCTTCAAGAGGTATACACTACCACAGCAGAGCAAATGGGAGGTGAACAATTTCAATCAGGATGCAGCCAACAGTACAATGATGCCAGAGTCCAGACAACAGCATATGAAAAGCATTGTACTTCAAACTTGTGTGAAAACCAGAACTCTCATTCAGAGGTTTTTCAAGGAGTTGCTTCAAACTCCACACAGAAGTTCAGTGATACTCTAAAGGGCCTATCGGAAGTTCCTACAGATGGATCAAAAGCTAAGAAGGCACGGGGTCGACCTAAACAGAAAGCTTATGACTGGGATAGTTTACGAAAAGAAGTGCTTTCCAATGGTGGGAATAAACAAAGAGGCCATAATGCAAGGGATACTGTTGACTGGGAGGCAGTAAGGCAAGCAGAAGTGCGGGAAATATCCGAAACTATCAGAGAGAGAGGAATGAATAATATGCTAGCAGAACGGATAAAA GAATTCCTGAACCGATTGGTGACAGACCATGGAAGCATTGATCTTGAATGGCTAAGATACGTTCAACCGGACAAAGCAAA GGACTACCTTCTGAGCATTAGAGGGCTTGGACTCAAAAGTGTTGAGTGCGTTCGTCTCTTAACGCTACATCATATGGCTTTTCCA GTGGACACAAATGTTGGTCGGATATGCGTGAGGCTTGGATGGGTGCCACTTCAACCCCTGCCAGAGTCTCTTCAGTTGCACCTATTGGAAAT GTATCCCATGCTGGAGCACATACAAAAATATCTTTGGCCTCGACTATGCAAGCTTGATCAACGGACTTT GTATGAGCTTCACTACCAAATGATTACTTTTGGAAAG GTTTTCTGCACAAAAAGTAAGCCTAATTGCAATTCATGTCCAATGAGAGCTGAATGTAAGCACTTTGCTAGTGCATTTGCAAG TGCTAGGCTTGCTCTTCCTGCACCTGAAGAAAAGAGTTTGGCTACATCAGAAGATCCAAAAGTTGCAGAGTTTTGTCACCAAACATACATAGACTTGAGGACTGTGGGCCAACTTGAGTGGAATGCAAGCTATCCTAAGCATGTTGTTTCTGGTAATCATCAGCCAATCATTGAGGAACCGCCAAGCCCAGAACCAGAACCTGAAAGTGCAGAGACAAAAGAGGGTGCAATAGAGGATTTCTTTTGTGAAGATCCTGATGAAATTCCTACCATCAACCTTAATATCGAGGAGTTTACACAAAATTTGAAGAGTTATATGCAAGCAAACAATATTGAGATTGAAGGTGCTGACATGTCGAAGGCATTGGTTGCCATCACTCCTGAAGCTGCTTCCATTCCAACGCCGAAGCTCAAGAATGTCAGTCGCCTGAGGACAGAACACCAAGT TTATGAACTACCCGACTCGCACCCTCTTCTGGAAGGA CTCGACCGGAGAGAACCAGATGATCCCTGCCCATATCTTCTTTCTATATGGACCCCAG GAGAAACTGCACAATCAACTGATGCACCCATGACATTCTGCAACTCGGAGGAAACTGGTCAACTATGTGGAAGTTCAACATGCTTTAGTTGCAACAGTATACGAGAAATGCAGGCTCAGAAAGTCAGAGGAACACTTCTG ATACCATGCCGGACAGCGATGAGAGGAAGCTTCCCACTTAATGGGACATATTTTCAAGTTAATGAG GTATTTGCTGACCACTACTCAAGCCAAAATCCAATTGATGTTCCACGGAATTGGATATGGAACCTCCCAAGACGAACTGTTTACTTTGGAACCTCAGTTCCTACAATATTTAGAG GTTTAACGACTGAAGAGATACAACAATGTTTTTGGAGAG